The following coding sequences are from one Hippopotamus amphibius kiboko isolate mHipAmp2 chromosome 9, mHipAmp2.hap2, whole genome shotgun sequence window:
- the LOC130860919 gene encoding olfactory receptor 8B12-like — protein MAAENASVTEFILAGLTDQPGLQIPLFFLFLGFYMVTTVGNLGLITLIGLNSRLHTPMYFFLFNLSLIDFCYSTTITPKMLMSFVSKKNIILHAGCMTQLFFFCFFVISESFILSAMAYDRYVAICNPLVYTVTMSPEVCLLFLLGVYVMGFSGAMAHMGSIASLTFCADNLVNHFMCDIPPLLELSCSSPYVHELVLFTLVAIDIGMPIVTIFISYALILSCILHIHSTEGRSKAFSTCSSHIIVVSLFFGSGAFVYLKPPSILPLDQGKVSSLFYAIVVPMLNPLIYSLRNKDVKVALRKTLGRKTFFRERSNI, from the coding sequence ATGGCAGCCGAGAACGCTTCTGTGACAGAATTCATCCTCGCAGGCTTAACAGACCAGCCAGGACTCCAGATCCCcctcttcttcctgtttctagGTTTCTACATGGTCACCACAGTGGGGAACCTGGGCTTGATAACACTGATTGGGCTGAACTCTCGCctgcacacccccatgtactttttcctcttcAACCTCTCCTTAATAGACTTCTGTTACTCCACTACCATCACTCCCAAAATGCTGATGAGTTTTGTCTCAAAGAAGAACATCATCTTGCATGCAGGATGTATGACTCAactctttttcttctgcttctttgtcATCTCTGAGTCCTTCATCCTGTCAGCGATGGCATATGACCGCTATGTCGCCATCTGTAACCCACTGGTATACACAGTCACCATGTCTCCTGAGGTCTGTTTGCTCTTTTTGTTGGGTGTCTATGTGATGGGGTTTTCAGGCGCCATGGCCCACATGGGAAGCATAGCAAGTCTGACCTTCTGTGCCGACAACCTTGTCAATCATTTCATGTGTGACATCCCTCCTCTCCTCGAGCTCTCCTGCAGTAGCCCTTATGTGCATGAGCTGGTGCTCTTCACACTCGTGGCCATTGACATCGGAATGCCCATTGTCACCATCTTCATCTCTTATGCTCTAATTCTCTCCTGCATTCTCCACATTCACTCCACTGAGGGCAGGTCCAAAGCTTTCAGTACGTGCAGCTCCCACATTATtgtggtttctcttttctttggttcTGGGGCTTTCGTGTATCTCAAACCACCTTCTATTTTGCCCCTTGACCAAGGGAAAGTGTCCTCACTGTTCTATGCCATTGTGGTGCCCATGTTAAATCCACTGATCTATAGTCTGAGGAATAAGGATGTCAAAGTTGCTCTGAGGAAAACTCTgggaagaaagacattttttagagaaagaagcaatatttaa